The Streptomyces sp. DG1A-41 genomic sequence TGGGGGTCTGACACCTGAGCCCCCCGGGCGTGTGGCTGTCCGGAGCGCGGGAGTGGTCGGGGCGTGGCCTACGCTGGTCGGGTGACGACCCCGGAAGCTGAGCAGGGTGGTGGCGGCGCCGGTGAGGAACGGGTGACGCCGGAAGGCGACGCGGCGCGTGCCGAGGGCGGCGAGGATCGCCCCGAGGGCGGCGCGGCGCAAACCGAAGGCGGCGCGGCGCAAACCGAAGGCGACGCGGCGCGGCCCGAGGCGCGGCTCGAGCGGGCCGTGCGGGCCGCCGAGCAGGCGCTGATCGAGTACGAGATCGCGGTGGAGACCTTCCGCGTCGAGGTCGAGAACTTCTCCCGGCTGCACGAACAGAAGCTCGGTCCGCTGTACGCCCGGCTGGAAGAGCTGGACGCCCGGGTCCTCGAGGCCAGGGCGGCCCGCAGCGGCGACCCGGAGGACCGGCGCCGGGCGGAGGAGGCCAGGGCCCGGCTCGCGCCGATCCCCGGTGTCGAGGAGCTGCTGAACGGCTGGATGGACGACAGCGGCCTGTTCCCGGAGGCCGTGGCGATGCTCACGGACCAGGCGGTCCGGCCGCCGCAGCGGGTCCGCCCCAGTGAGGAGGCCCGCAAGCTCTACCGCGAGCTGGCCCGCAAGGCCCACCCGGACCTGGCGCAGGAGGAGAAGGAACGCCGGCGGCGCGAGGAGTTCATCACCCGGGTGAACGCCGCCTACGCCCGGGGCGACGAGGCGGAGCTGCGCGAACTCGCCGAGGAGTGGGCCAAGGGGCCCGAGCTGAAGCGGGGCCCGAGCCGCGCCGAGGAGCTCTACGCCCGCCTCGAATGGCTCGCCCAGCGCAAGGAGCTGCTCGCCCTGCTCGCCAAGGAGCTGGAGGAGAGCGCCATAGGCCACATGCTCCAGCTGGCCCCGGACGACCCGGACGGCCTCCTGGACGAGATCGGGCAGCAGCTGCTCACCCAGGTCACCGAGCGGGAGCGGGAGCTGGCCGCGCTGCTCGCGGAGGGCTGAGCCGCGTCCCGGCCGGGACGCGGGCCGGTTCGGGTAGCGTCGGACGCATGAGTTTCGGAGCTGGTGTGCCCACGGTCGAGGTCGCGGACCTCAAGGACGGCGACTTCCTGCTGGACGTCCGGGAGGACGACGAGTGGAAGGCCGGTCACGCCGAAGGGGCGCTGCACATCCCCATCGGCGATTTCGTCGCCCGGTACGGCGAGCTGACCGAGGCCGCCCCGCAGGACGGCCGGGTCCATGTGATCTGCCGCTCCGGCGGGCGCTCCGCCCAGGTCACGATGTACCTGGTCCAGCAGGGCATCGACGCCGTGAACGTCGACGGCGGCATGCAGGTGTGGGAGGCGGCGGGCCGTCCCGTCGTGACGGACGACGGGCAGCCCGGGTTCGTCCTGTAGCGCCTTGCAGAGCTGTGCGGCGCCCGCTCGCCGGTGGGTTCAGGCCAACGGGTGGGCCGCCAGCAGGTCGCCCAGGGCCTCCTCGTGCGCCGCCGCCGGGCCGAGCGACAGCTCCAGGTGCTTGGCCCAGGCGTGGTACCGGTGCAGGGGGTAGTCGACGTCGGCGCCGAACCCGCCGTGCAGATGCTGTGCGGTCTGCGCGACCCGGCGGACGCCTTCCGCCGCCCAGATCTTGGCGACGGCGATGTCACCGGCGGCGGGCAGCGCGCCCGGCGCTCCCGAGGCGATCCGCCACGCGGCCTGCCACAGTGTGGCCTCCATCGCGCGCAGGTCGATGTAGCGGTCGGCGGCCTGCACGGCGACGGCCTGGAAGGTCGCGATCGGGAAGCCGAACTGCTCCCGCTCGCTCGTGTACTCCGCGGTCATCCGCAGCACGCGCTCCCCGAGCCCGAGCGCCAGCGCACACGTCCCGGTGGCCAGCAGGTCCCGCAGCCACTCCCACGCCCCGTCGGCGTCGATCACGTCCCGGGCGGCCAGCCGCGCCGACTCCAGCCGCAGCTCGCCGAGCCGCTCACCGCTCGTGGAGAACTGCTCGGCCAGGACAACCCCCTCGTGCCCCCGCGGAACCAGGGCCAGCACGGTCCGGCCGGCCCCGTGCGCGCGGGGACGACCGTGACGTCCGCGTCGTACGCCCACGGCACCGCCGTCTGCACTCCGTCCAGCACCCAGGCCTCGCCGTCCTGCCGTGCGGTCACGGCGAGCTCGGCCGGGTCGTGGCCGGTGCGGCCGTGCGCGGCGACGGTCAGCACGAGCTCGCCCCGGCCCGCCCGGGCAAGCAGGGCGGACTTCGCCTCCTCGCCGCCGTAGGCCTGGACCGTGGCGGCTGCCGCGCCGCTCTCCAGCAGCGGAACCCGGGCCAGCACCCGCGCCGATTCCCGCAGCACCAGGCACAACGCGATCGCGTCCAGGCCGGCCCCGCCGTACCGGGCGTCCAGCAGCAGGCTCAGCAGGTCGGCGTCGGCGAGCCTGGCCCACAGGGCGCGGTCGCAGGTGTCGGCGACGGCGCCCGGGGTGAGGGCCGGGCTGGGCACGGCGTCCGGCGCGGCCCCGGCGAACACGCCCTTCGCCGTCTCGGCCGCCGCCTGCTGCTCCTCGGTGAAGGTGAAGTCCACGCTGCCTGTCCTTCCGCCGGTCCCGTTGAGCTGACGTGAGCTGACGCGGCGCAAGATAGAACACGTTCCAGAAGAAGGGAATGGGTGTGCGACGGGCGCCGTAGGGTGTCACTCCTGCGGGCGACCTGCCCGGCCGCCCTGTGGATAACCTGCGGGGGACCCCTGTGGACCAGGGGGATCGCCGCTCCCCGGCCGGGGCGAGCGCCGTACGGTCGGCTTCAGGTCAACTTCCGGTCGGCTTCGGGTCCGCTTCGGGGCGGCTTCCGCGGTGTGGTGACGGCCACGGCCGGAACCGGCGGAAGGGGCTGTGCCCGGGTGGGCGGCCTGAGTACCGTGCCCGTGCCGACGTCGCGCAGCGGTGCGCGGGCGGTACGACGCCCCCGCGGCCGGCCGGGCGGACGGAACGACGGACCGGGATCGTGGAACGGGGCTCAATGGACGCGTACGACGGAGGCTCGAACGCCCGGCACGGGCCGGCCGAGCCGGGTGTGCAGGCCGAGTCGGGCGGGCCTGCCGAGCCGGTCCCGCCCGCCGAACCACGCGCCGGCATAGCCGCGCTCTCCCTCCGTTACCAGATCGGTGTCGCGCTGGCGCTCGCGGTCGTCGCGGTCGGGGTGTGTGCGCACCTCGGGATGATGTTCCTGCACGTCGCGCCGCCGAACACCGTCACCAGGGAGCACGGCAAGGCCGTGGACGACTGGATCTATCCGGAGTTCGAGCAGAACTGGAAGCTCTTCGCGCCGAACCCGCTCCAGCAGAACATCTCCGTCGAGGCCCGTGCCGAGGTCCGGGACGAGGAAGGCGCGATGCTGACCACCGGCTGGTACGACCTGTCCGCCGAGGACGGCCGGGCCATCGACGGCAACCTGCTGCCCAGCCACACCCAGCAGAACGAGCTGCGCCGCGCCTGGGACTTCTTCCTCGCGACGCACGACAGCGAGAACCGCCCGGTGGGCCTGCGCGGCTCGCTCTCCGAGTCGTATCTGCGCCGGATCGTGGTGCTGCGCCTCGACCGCGACGACGCCCTGCGGGCCACCACCGGGGGTGGCGGTGCCATCGAGCGCGTCCAGGTCCGCTCCCGCACCAGCAACGTGCCCGCGCCTCGGTGGAGCCGGGAGAAGGTCTCCACGACGCCGGCCTACCGCGAGCTGCCGTGGTGGCCGGTGCCGGAGGACGAGGCCGGGGGTGGCGTGCGGTGAACCGCTTCTCCCTGGCCGTCTCGCGCGGTATCGCCCGGGTCACCGAGGCCGCCCTCGGCCCGTACCAGACCGCCGTGATCCGCATCGGCTTCAGTGCGACCTGGCTGCTCTTCCTGCTGCGCGAGTTCCCCCACCGCCACGAGCTCTACGGCCCCGACGGGCCCTGGAGCTGGGATCTCGCCGAGCAGCTGATCCGGACCAACAAGGCCTTCACCACGCTCATGTGGTCGGACGGCGGGCTCTGGTTCGAGACCGTCTACCTGCTCGCGATCCTCGCCAGTGCCCTGCTGATGCTGGGCTGGCGCACCCGCACCATGTCGGTGCTGTTCATGCTCGGCGTGCTGTCGCTCCAGAACCGCAGCGTCTTCATGGGCGACGGCGGCGACAACGTGCTGCACCTGATGTCGATCTACCTGGTGTTCACGCGCTGCGCCCAGGTGTGGTCGCTGGACGCCCGGCGGGCCGCGCGCGCCCGGGCGGCACGCGCGCGGGGCGAGCGGGTCACGGACCGGACCGGCCCGGCCCTGTGGGGTGTGCTCGGCCTCGTACTGGTCGCGGTGACCCTGGCCGGCCGCATGGAGGGCGACTGGTTCATACCGGCGCTGCTGTGGACCGTGTGGGCGGCGCAGGCCCTGTGGTGGCTGACGGGGCGCCGCGAGCAGCCCGGTGAACCGCGGATCATGCTCGACGTCGTCGCCCACATCGTGCACAACGGCGCCCTGCTCGTGATCATGGCCGAGGCATGCCTGATCTACGCGACGGCCGGCTGGTACAAGGTCCAGGGCTCCCGCTGGCAGGACGGCACCGCCGTCTACTACCCGCTCCACCTGGAGTACTTCTCGCCCTGGCCCGGACTCGCCGACCTGCTGTCCGCCAGCGGCACGATGGTGATGCTCGTGACCTACGGGACGGTCCTCGTGCAGGTCGCCTTCCCGTTCACGCTGTTCAACCGGCGGGTGAAGAACGTCCTGCTGGCCGTCATGATCACCGAGCACGCCGTGATCGCCGTCGTCCTCGGACTGCCGTTCTTCTCGCTGGCGATGATCGCGGCGGACGCGGTGTTCCTGCCGACGACCTTCCTGCGCCGTCTGGGCGGCCTGGCGGCACGCGCGCGTGACCGGCTGCTGCGGCGCGGCGGGCCCGCGCCGGCCTCCGAGCAGCACGCCCCCGAGCGCCCCGAGGCCACGCACGTAGGCTTCGGGACATGACCGACCCCGTCCCCGTCTGGCGCCGGCTCGCCGGCAGCGCCGTCCTGCTCGACGGCTTCCACGCCCTCAAGCACGCCGTACGGTTCGGCGCCGAGGTGCCGGTCGCGGTCACCGCCGACCGGGCGGCCACGCTCGCCCTCGCCGACGAGCTGGCCCCGGACGTGCGGGACGCGCTGGCCGGGCTGCTGACGGAGGTGCCGCACGAGACGTACGCGTCGTTCGTCCCGCGCCCGCACCCCACAGCCGTGGCGGCCCTGGCCGTACGGCCCTCCCGCGCGTCCAACCTGGAGAAGCTGGCGCACACGCCCCGCACGGCCCCCGTGGTGGTCCTCGACCACCCGCGCAACCTGGGCAACGCGGGGGCGGTGATCCGCCTGGCCGCCGGCTTCGGGGCGACTGGCGTGGTGACGACGGGGACGGTCGACCCCTGGCACCCCACGGTCGTCCGCGGTGGCGCCGGACTGCACTTCGCGACGGCGGTGGAGCGGCTGGAGGTGTCCGACCTGCCGTCCGGCCCGCTGTTCGCGCTGGACCCGGAGGGCGACGACATCCGGGGCATCAAGCTCCCGGACGACGCCGTCCTCGCCTTCGGCTCCGAACGCACCGGCCTGTCGCCGGACCTCCGCGCGCGTGCGGACCACTTGCTGTCCCTGCCGATGCGCCCCCAGGTCAGCAGCTACAACCTGGCGACGAGCGTGGCGATGACTCTGTACCACTGGAGCCGCGGTACGGCCTAGGCCTCC encodes the following:
- a CDS encoding rhodanese-like domain-containing protein, with the protein product MPTVEVADLKDGDFLLDVREDDEWKAGHAEGALHIPIGDFVARYGELTEAAPQDGRVHVICRSGGRSAQVTMYLVQQGIDAVNVDGGMQVWEAAGRPVVTDDGQPGFVL
- a CDS encoding DUF5819 family protein, coding for MDAYDGGSNARHGPAEPGVQAESGGPAEPVPPAEPRAGIAALSLRYQIGVALALAVVAVGVCAHLGMMFLHVAPPNTVTREHGKAVDDWIYPEFEQNWKLFAPNPLQQNISVEARAEVRDEEGAMLTTGWYDLSAEDGRAIDGNLLPSHTQQNELRRAWDFFLATHDSENRPVGLRGSLSESYLRRIVVLRLDRDDALRATTGGGGAIERVQVRSRTSNVPAPRWSREKVSTTPAYRELPWWPVPEDEAGGGVR
- a CDS encoding HTTM domain-containing protein — encoded protein: MNRFSLAVSRGIARVTEAALGPYQTAVIRIGFSATWLLFLLREFPHRHELYGPDGPWSWDLAEQLIRTNKAFTTLMWSDGGLWFETVYLLAILASALLMLGWRTRTMSVLFMLGVLSLQNRSVFMGDGGDNVLHLMSIYLVFTRCAQVWSLDARRAARARAARARGERVTDRTGPALWGVLGLVLVAVTLAGRMEGDWFIPALLWTVWAAQALWWLTGRREQPGEPRIMLDVVAHIVHNGALLVIMAEACLIYATAGWYKVQGSRWQDGTAVYYPLHLEYFSPWPGLADLLSASGTMVMLVTYGTVLVQVAFPFTLFNRRVKNVLLAVMITEHAVIAVVLGLPFFSLAMIAADAVFLPTTFLRRLGGLAARARDRLLRRGGPAPASEQHAPERPEATHVGFGT
- a CDS encoding TrmH family RNA methyltransferase, with the protein product MTDPVPVWRRLAGSAVLLDGFHALKHAVRFGAEVPVAVTADRAATLALADELAPDVRDALAGLLTEVPHETYASFVPRPHPTAVAALAVRPSRASNLEKLAHTPRTAPVVVLDHPRNLGNAGAVIRLAAGFGATGVVTTGTVDPWHPTVVRGGAGLHFATAVERLEVSDLPSGPLFALDPEGDDIRGIKLPDDAVLAFGSERTGLSPDLRARADHLLSLPMRPQVSSYNLATSVAMTLYHWSRGTA